The following proteins come from a genomic window of Halomarina ordinaria:
- a CDS encoding TraM recognition domain-containing protein yields MVFERLFGNDESTEPETEPADAAQAEGEAAISELESMEADSISGPDASLHSRLGESYDVSVTDTASVGGKPIITDTATEGVVAGSYVRDMFEAGAETAQAPLWIGYDEDAHRGFREAPLRFESLFRHLWITGTTGYGKTTALLNMMVQWAYAGYGFVYVDPKARDSRELLRMLPEHRLDDVVWIEPGSVEHDRTVGLNFLELPDCDTTTERENEIENRIENLKAIFDTDEYWGVNMESITESMARAMMQSDRPFSVIDMYFTLLNAERREEFALDVDDPYVREFCLEIAQMDDETVRPLLKRIKSWVENAVIRRIIAHRESTIDFRDIVANDRIVIVSTPVENTDIKKMVTLGVMRNLWSAIQHRSYGQDAEPDPYFVLCDEFDDIASENLDIESMLARARSMRLSVTLASQYPSQFDKDTLKSMQNNCDTLLSFSVNDVEDARLLMKRFQGYTAEDLISTDQYQAWTKLPLGGGQYSDPVLIRSFPPYPPLRSADAVDDIIEQSLARYGTDPLTDAEILQNLLYSDSNDAANPEKVLAETMAEAIRAVQLREGVREENGWVETTAVDDELLQRLDRDDRAHLDIEVDPVDLLDVRDTSRLIEVDLDVEADIVVARLSEDGEDAIRPETGTVRAAGGAEHDALLTDTERALTERGFSVSILEQDGSAQPDATATHPAFETTFTIEAETTTPDRPVKVLRNLTRAREAGRTPIFAVRPGDTTAQTAARVENICSPPIREMADGTERFYTCDERLTFGGGATTRGGVTAVRPREGDSNRTVWMHDDDEYVLSDGETEFARIPAGSQLSKDALPATYSYDRETGKYTVYEPGETHYYDSKAEFQDAWVPVKRPFIPDDELPDGTVARDAFVVVVVPADGQPLVYQSGRTYALSDCLDDGSLWPASKTGGDVPVVDSAAGDGRLGAETPPPVAADPSVDLDAHSNAVEAFAAMYVREAPDAMVSEDRLFESYSHWLAQHDLDGTTDKGWFTRKLGKVVDFETERARQDGDRVQFYTGITLTPDSKMLLDSDNQPDS; encoded by the coding sequence ATGGTGTTTGAACGGCTCTTCGGAAATGACGAATCCACCGAACCGGAGACAGAACCAGCAGACGCAGCTCAGGCGGAGGGCGAGGCCGCGATCTCCGAACTCGAATCCATGGAAGCGGATTCGATCTCCGGTCCAGATGCATCTCTCCACTCACGATTGGGAGAGTCGTACGATGTCTCAGTCACCGATACGGCCTCCGTCGGTGGGAAACCCATCATCACCGACACAGCGACTGAGGGCGTCGTCGCTGGCTCCTACGTTCGGGACATGTTCGAGGCAGGTGCCGAGACCGCTCAGGCTCCCCTCTGGATCGGCTATGACGAGGACGCACACCGCGGGTTCCGCGAGGCTCCCCTCCGCTTCGAATCGCTCTTCCGCCACCTCTGGATCACGGGCACCACTGGGTACGGCAAGACCACTGCGTTGCTCAACATGATGGTCCAGTGGGCGTATGCTGGCTACGGATTCGTCTACGTCGACCCGAAGGCCCGTGACTCCCGTGAACTCCTCCGGATGCTCCCCGAGCACCGCCTCGATGACGTCGTCTGGATCGAACCCGGATCGGTCGAACATGACCGCACGGTCGGACTCAACTTCCTCGAACTCCCCGACTGCGATACCACGACAGAGCGTGAGAACGAGATCGAGAATCGCATCGAGAACCTGAAAGCGATCTTCGACACGGACGAGTACTGGGGCGTGAACATGGAGTCGATTACCGAGTCGATGGCGCGCGCCATGATGCAGTCCGACCGGCCGTTCTCGGTGATCGACATGTACTTCACGCTGTTGAACGCCGAGCGCCGCGAAGAGTTCGCTCTCGACGTCGACGACCCCTACGTGCGTGAGTTCTGTCTCGAAATCGCCCAGATGGACGACGAGACAGTGCGGCCGCTACTCAAGCGCATCAAGTCGTGGGTCGAGAACGCAGTCATTCGGCGAATCATCGCCCACCGCGAGAGCACGATCGACTTCCGCGACATCGTCGCCAACGACCGGATTGTCATCGTCTCGACGCCCGTCGAGAATACGGACATCAAGAAGATGGTCACGCTAGGCGTGATGCGGAACCTCTGGAGCGCCATCCAGCACCGATCCTATGGACAGGATGCCGAGCCCGACCCGTACTTCGTCCTCTGTGATGAGTTCGACGACATTGCGAGCGAGAACCTCGACATCGAATCGATGCTCGCCCGTGCCCGGTCGATGCGCCTCTCGGTCACTCTGGCGTCCCAGTACCCGTCGCAGTTCGACAAAGACACCCTCAAGTCGATGCAGAATAACTGCGACACTCTTCTCTCCTTCTCAGTAAACGACGTCGAGGACGCACGACTTCTGATGAAACGGTTTCAGGGCTATACGGCCGAGGACCTCATCTCGACTGATCAGTACCAGGCCTGGACGAAGCTCCCACTGGGTGGAGGCCAATACTCCGATCCCGTCCTGATTCGTTCGTTCCCACCCTATCCACCGCTCCGATCGGCCGATGCCGTCGACGACATTATCGAACAGAGTCTCGCTCGGTACGGGACTGATCCCTTGACCGATGCAGAGATTCTACAGAACCTCCTCTACAGCGACTCGAACGACGCCGCTAATCCAGAGAAGGTGCTGGCCGAGACGATGGCGGAAGCCATCCGTGCAGTCCAGCTCCGGGAGGGTGTCCGCGAGGAAAACGGCTGGGTGGAAACCACCGCTGTCGACGACGAACTACTGCAGCGTCTCGATCGTGACGACAGGGCCCATCTCGACATCGAGGTCGACCCCGTCGACCTGCTGGACGTCCGTGACACCTCCCGGTTGATCGAGGTCGACCTGGACGTGGAGGCCGACATCGTCGTGGCGCGGCTGTCTGAGGACGGCGAGGATGCAATCCGGCCCGAGACGGGGACTGTCCGGGCAGCTGGTGGGGCGGAACACGACGCCTTACTCACCGACACCGAACGTGCCCTCACCGAACGCGGGTTCAGCGTCAGCATTCTTGAGCAGGATGGGAGTGCACAGCCGGACGCAACGGCGACTCACCCCGCGTTCGAGACCACGTTCACCATCGAAGCCGAAACGACGACACCCGACCGGCCCGTGAAGGTTCTCCGGAACCTCACACGGGCTCGCGAGGCAGGTCGAACGCCGATCTTCGCCGTCCGGCCAGGAGATACGACAGCCCAGACGGCGGCCCGGGTCGAGAACATTTGTTCGCCACCCATTCGAGAGATGGCCGACGGTACCGAGCGATTCTACACCTGCGATGAGCGCCTGACGTTCGGTGGCGGCGCGACGACCCGTGGGGGTGTAACGGCTGTTCGGCCACGGGAAGGGGACTCGAACCGAACGGTCTGGATGCACGATGATGACGAGTACGTCCTCTCGGACGGTGAGACAGAATTCGCTCGCATCCCGGCAGGCAGCCAACTCTCCAAAGACGCCCTCCCGGCGACGTACAGCTACGACCGAGAGACTGGGAAGTATACAGTGTACGAGCCAGGTGAAACCCACTACTACGACTCGAAAGCGGAGTTCCAGGATGCGTGGGTCCCGGTGAAGCGTCCATTCATCCCCGATGACGAACTGCCGGACGGAACGGTGGCCCGGGACGCCTTCGTCGTCGTAGTTGTCCCTGCAGACGGACAACCGTTGGTCTACCAGAGCGGTCGCACATACGCCCTGTCGGACTGCCTCGATGATGGATCACTCTGGCCGGCGTCCAAGACAGGTGGAGACGTCCCCGTTGTGGACTCGGCTGCGGGCGACGGTCGTCTCGGTGCTGAAACACCTCCCCCGGTGGCTGCCGATCCGTCGGTGGACCTCGACGCGCATAGCAATGCCGTCGAAGCGTTCGCCGCCATGTACGTTCGGGAAGCCCCGGACGCGATGGTCTCGGAAGACCGTCTCTTTGAGTCGTACTCTCACTGGCTCGCCCAGCATGACCTCGACGGGACGACTGACAAAGGGTGGTTCACCCGGAAGCTGGGGAAGGTCGTCGACTTCGAGACCGAACGTGCGCGCCAGGATGGGGACCGAGTCCAATTCTACACGGGAATCACCCTGACGCCAGACAGCAAGATGCTCCTCGACTCAGACAACCAACCAGATTCATGA
- a CDS encoding phage NrS-1 polymerase family protein: MTAKCSIDIDAIPAALRQRDQWVCWRAEERDGKQTKVPVTPEKKSFASATDPDTWTAFDAARGDVAAGNADGVGFVFTDDDPIVGVDLDDCRDPETGDVDDTARDIIERLDSYTEISPSGTGYHVLVTGDLPDGRNRRGSVELYDTARFFTVTGDHVDVTPRRVARRQDALKAIHREYIQETESDKTSEADRLDPVAEDASEPAVDVDLEDEELLQKARNASNGKKFERLWSGDTTGYDSHSEADMALCYLLAFWTGGDRMRIERLFRQSGLHREKWDDVHYADGSTYGEKTIERAIANTSEFYDPDAGNESTHTSTNTAESSVDATRDESGRSRTYLTEKNRLLTERVDELEATLEQKTERIGTLEAEIKRLNAELAARDREAEHTQEEQSTTTSENEVDSEVPSVWRRLFGSHSK; encoded by the coding sequence ATGACTGCCAAATGCTCAATAGACATCGATGCGATTCCAGCAGCGCTCCGGCAGCGCGACCAGTGGGTGTGCTGGCGAGCCGAAGAACGGGATGGCAAACAGACGAAGGTTCCGGTGACACCCGAGAAGAAATCGTTCGCATCGGCCACCGACCCGGACACGTGGACTGCGTTCGACGCAGCACGCGGCGACGTCGCAGCTGGGAATGCCGACGGCGTCGGGTTCGTCTTTACCGACGACGACCCAATCGTCGGCGTCGACCTCGACGACTGCCGCGACCCAGAGACCGGCGACGTCGACGACACCGCACGGGATATTATCGAACGGCTTGATTCCTACACGGAGATTTCGCCGTCCGGAACCGGCTACCATGTGCTGGTCACCGGTGACCTTCCTGACGGCCGGAATCGACGGGGGAGCGTCGAGCTGTACGACACGGCCCGGTTCTTCACCGTCACCGGCGACCACGTCGACGTCACTCCCAGACGCGTTGCTCGTCGGCAGGATGCCCTCAAGGCAATTCATCGCGAGTACATCCAGGAAACCGAGTCAGACAAAACGTCCGAGGCAGACCGTCTCGATCCTGTGGCCGAGGACGCGTCTGAACCGGCAGTCGATGTCGATCTCGAAGACGAGGAACTCTTACAGAAAGCGCGGAACGCCTCGAACGGAAAGAAATTCGAACGTCTCTGGTCGGGGGATACCACCGGATACGACAGCCATTCGGAGGCCGACATGGCGCTGTGTTATCTCCTGGCGTTCTGGACTGGCGGCGATCGGATGCGGATAGAGCGGCTATTCCGCCAATCGGGACTCCATCGCGAGAAGTGGGATGATGTCCATTACGCCGATGGATCGACGTACGGCGAAAAGACAATCGAGCGAGCGATTGCGAACACGTCGGAGTTCTACGACCCGGACGCCGGCAACGAGTCCACACATACGTCCACCAATACAGCCGAGTCATCTGTCGATGCCACCCGTGACGAATCAGGTCGGAGTCGTACGTACCTGACTGAGAAAAATCGGTTATTGACTGAACGCGTCGACGAACTCGAGGCGACGCTCGAACAGAAAACCGAGCGGATTGGTACCCTCGAAGCAGAGATCAAACGACTCAACGCTGAGCTGGCCGCCCGTGACCGAGAGGCGGAACATACCCAGGAGGAGCAATCCACTACTACGAGTGAGAACGAGGTTGATTCAGAGGTACCATCTGTATGGAGGCGATTATTCGGAAGTCATTCCAAGTAA
- a CDS encoding TIR domain-containing protein — protein sequence MARRVFFSYHFQRDVWRANQVRNSWVTHPDREAAGFFDAAEQEEVKLKTKKAIRRWIDRQLQHTSVTAILIGEKTAEREFVQYEIEKSIERGNALLGIRIDSLKNRQGKRGSWGENPLDHYYIDTRSGEVALSRIFPTYQWKEDNGKQNMSEWVEEAIESISEIPAGKRDTLDHKPDKKGLGEQLVESGLVIGGILLLGKAAQEVGDALRRNQFR from the coding sequence TTGGCTAGACGAGTTTTCTTCAGTTACCACTTCCAGCGCGACGTCTGGAGGGCAAACCAGGTCCGGAATAGTTGGGTCACTCACCCGGACCGTGAAGCCGCCGGGTTCTTCGACGCAGCCGAACAGGAAGAGGTGAAGCTGAAGACGAAGAAGGCGATTCGGAGATGGATTGACCGACAACTCCAGCATACATCCGTCACAGCCATCCTCATCGGTGAAAAGACCGCCGAACGGGAGTTCGTCCAGTACGAGATAGAGAAGAGCATCGAGCGTGGGAACGCGCTTCTCGGTATCCGTATCGATTCTCTAAAGAACAGACAAGGTAAGCGTGGGTCTTGGGGCGAAAATCCGTTGGACCACTACTACATCGATACCAGGTCTGGTGAGGTCGCTCTATCGAGAATCTTCCCGACGTATCAGTGGAAGGAGGACAATGGGAAGCAGAACATGTCCGAGTGGGTTGAGGAGGCTATCGAGAGTATCTCGGAGATTCCAGCCGGCAAACGGGATACGCTAGACCATAAGCCGGATAAAAAGGGGCTTGGAGAGCAGCTGGTGGAGAGTGGACTGGTTATTGGCGGGATTTTGTTACTGGGTAAAGCAGCGCAGGAAGTCGGTGATGCACTTCGCCGAAACCAGTTCCGGTGA
- a CDS encoding TIR domain-containing protein translates to MVRTVFFSFHFKRDAWRAGQVRNSWLTQPDRKSAGFIEGSDWEEIERQGNAAIRRWIDNQLKGTSVTAVLIGKETSERRWVNYEIVESVKKGNGIVGIYIDNIKGKNGLRDTRGINPLTQHQFSDTGRRYSDAYYTYDWVLDRGYDNFGDWVEEAANIAGR, encoded by the coding sequence ATGGTCAGGACAGTCTTTTTCAGCTTTCATTTCAAACGAGACGCGTGGCGAGCAGGACAGGTACGAAATAGCTGGCTTACCCAGCCAGACCGCAAGTCTGCGGGATTCATTGAGGGGAGCGATTGGGAGGAGATTGAGCGGCAAGGTAACGCTGCAATCCGACGGTGGATAGACAACCAACTGAAAGGGACGTCAGTAACGGCAGTACTCATCGGGAAAGAGACATCGGAACGACGGTGGGTGAACTACGAAATTGTAGAGAGCGTCAAGAAAGGGAACGGAATCGTCGGTATCTACATCGACAACATCAAGGGCAAGAATGGACTCCGAGACACGCGAGGAATTAATCCACTAACTCAGCACCAGTTTTCCGACACAGGACGGCGGTACTCGGACGCCTACTACACCTACGACTGGGTGCTGGACAGAGGCTACGACAACTTCGGCGACTGGGTAGAGGAGGCTGCTAACATTGCCGGACGATGA
- a CDS encoding TROVE domain-containing protein, whose amino-acid sequence MEFNKPKQTVAEATRTTNYEGGEAFEPADPRLALYKRTINQLLEGSFYETDDEQLAAVVRQFDAAADEDPEFVLKLAAYARQELYLRDIPQVLLVLAANDDRFKDDSPESLIREWAPAIIQRMDETATVLAIHDQLFGGTAPWPLRRGIEDALVSMADAYTLGKYELSRREVTLHDVFNRVHPKPVDADQEVLFERFMRGDLDDYPDVEPLPSPNTWETVISERGNTQDAWELLIEDDEYTLPIFASIRNLRNMLEAGVPEDTVVNHLDLEAVRHAPLYPFRYYQAYTALQTADVQAPAVERWLENAIDFAVETVPDGLGDTFVAVDLSGSMDMALSRSSTLRLKEIGALFGAILAEQGARVGGFGDDFQTVPMHVDTPVLQRQEAVLGIDEDVGNSTNGWKALEYLRDRGDPVERIVVFTDMQIWDSTLFMARDTQTVKAAFDAYRDEVTPDTALYLVDLAAYGDLVTPEGYENVYNISGWSENVLSFIEYAENPMQVIDEIGAFEPA is encoded by the coding sequence ATGGAATTCAACAAGCCAAAGCAAACGGTCGCGGAGGCGACGCGAACCACCAACTACGAAGGTGGGGAGGCGTTCGAGCCTGCCGACCCTCGACTCGCACTGTACAAGCGCACGATCAACCAGCTGCTAGAGGGCTCGTTCTACGAGACCGATGACGAGCAACTCGCTGCTGTCGTTCGACAGTTCGACGCGGCGGCAGATGAGGACCCGGAGTTCGTCCTGAAGCTCGCCGCGTACGCGCGCCAGGAACTCTACCTGCGGGACATCCCACAGGTCCTGCTCGTGCTGGCAGCCAACGACGACCGGTTCAAGGACGATTCCCCCGAGTCACTCATCCGCGAGTGGGCACCGGCGATCATCCAGCGGATGGACGAGACGGCGACCGTGCTCGCGATCCACGACCAGCTGTTCGGCGGGACTGCCCCGTGGCCGCTTCGACGCGGCATCGAAGACGCGCTCGTCTCGATGGCGGACGCCTACACCCTGGGCAAGTACGAGCTGTCGCGGCGCGAGGTGACGCTGCACGACGTGTTCAATCGCGTCCACCCGAAGCCGGTCGACGCCGATCAGGAGGTGCTGTTCGAGCGGTTCATGCGCGGCGACCTTGACGACTATCCCGACGTCGAACCACTGCCGTCGCCGAACACGTGGGAGACGGTTATCTCCGAGCGCGGCAACACCCAAGACGCCTGGGAACTGCTCATCGAGGACGACGAGTACACGCTGCCCATCTTCGCGTCGATCCGGAACCTCCGGAACATGCTCGAAGCCGGCGTTCCGGAGGACACTGTCGTGAATCACCTCGACTTGGAGGCAGTCCGACACGCGCCGCTGTATCCATTCCGGTACTACCAGGCGTACACCGCGCTCCAGACTGCTGACGTCCAGGCACCAGCAGTTGAGCGGTGGCTGGAGAACGCAATCGACTTCGCTGTCGAGACGGTGCCTGACGGACTTGGAGACACGTTCGTCGCCGTGGACCTCTCAGGGTCGATGGACATGGCGCTGTCTCGGAGCAGCACGCTCCGCCTGAAGGAAATCGGTGCGTTGTTCGGTGCGATCCTGGCCGAGCAGGGTGCGCGGGTCGGTGGGTTCGGTGACGACTTCCAGACCGTTCCGATGCACGTGGACACGCCAGTACTGCAACGCCAAGAAGCGGTCCTGGGTATCGACGAGGACGTCGGGAATTCGACGAACGGCTGGAAGGCATTAGAGTACCTTCGCGACCGAGGCGACCCCGTCGAGCGAATCGTGGTCTTCACTGACATGCAGATCTGGGACAGCACGCTGTTCATGGCGCGCGATACCCAGACGGTCAAGGCGGCATTCGACGCCTATCGGGACGAGGTCACGCCGGACACCGCGCTGTACCTGGTCGACCTCGCGGCCTACGGCGATCTCGTAACCCCGGAGGGGTACGAGAACGTCTACAACATCTCCGGCTGGTCGGAGAACGTGCTCTCGTTCATCGAATACGCCGAGAACCCGATGCAGGTCATCGATGAGATTGGCGCATTCGAGCCTGCATAG
- a CDS encoding transcription initiation factor IIB — translation MSNTSFVRYESSVEQASENSEASEESVIEDEPAQASTCVECDGRVITADNESFCADCGLIVSAEHVDHRPTRGVHGPSDGSGPSEWSCESINPLRVDKGLHTTFFLGSDGYGNSLSSEQMDKYERLRQRHKRFQVEDKRAIRLNEGFRDIESITGNLALPGFVAEDAGLFLKQAADARLPGGRMSWEALAGGAVLLAANQAGFPRSCDEVVQYTKSPYERVSAAARKLRCELGLDVPPAREGVIDDVLIALDDALDVQTCLELRELGDHLLEIADDEPVGPGTSRLTMGAAAVYAADRLTDGKVVTQAQVAEAASTVVDTSKSRVSRYSQTLHDAYEDRHGSDDPSAVLERGRIRLR, via the coding sequence ATGTCAAATACGAGCTTTGTGCGGTATGAATCTTCGGTCGAACAGGCATCCGAGAACAGCGAGGCGTCCGAGGAGTCGGTCATCGAGGACGAGCCAGCCCAGGCGTCGACGTGCGTCGAGTGCGATGGCCGGGTGATCACTGCCGATAATGAGTCGTTCTGTGCGGACTGTGGCCTCATCGTTTCAGCGGAGCACGTCGATCACCGACCGACGCGAGGCGTGCACGGGCCCTCCGACGGGAGCGGTCCCTCGGAGTGGAGCTGTGAGTCGATCAACCCGTTGCGGGTCGACAAGGGGCTTCATACGACGTTCTTCCTCGGCAGTGACGGATACGGAAACTCACTGTCGAGCGAGCAGATGGACAAATACGAGCGGCTGCGTCAACGGCATAAGCGCTTCCAGGTCGAGGACAAGCGCGCGATTCGGCTCAACGAGGGCTTCCGTGACATCGAGTCGATCACCGGGAATCTAGCACTTCCTGGGTTCGTGGCCGAGGACGCGGGGTTGTTCCTGAAGCAAGCGGCCGACGCGCGCCTTCCCGGTGGGCGGATGTCCTGGGAGGCGCTCGCTGGCGGGGCGGTGCTGCTCGCAGCGAACCAAGCCGGCTTCCCCCGGTCGTGTGACGAGGTCGTGCAGTACACGAAGTCCCCGTACGAGCGAGTGAGCGCGGCAGCGCGGAAGCTGCGGTGTGAGCTCGGCTTGGACGTTCCCCCAGCACGAGAGGGGGTCATCGACGATGTGCTCATTGCGCTCGACGATGCCCTCGACGTTCAGACGTGTCTGGAGTTGCGGGAACTCGGTGATCACCTCCTGGAGATCGCCGACGACGAGCCGGTTGGGCCGGGGACATCGCGCCTGACGATGGGGGCGGCGGCCGTCTACGCGGCGGATCGGCTCACTGACGGAAAGGTCGTGACTCAGGCGCAGGTGGCTGAGGCGGCGAGCACCGTCGTCGATACCTCGAAAAGTCGAGTGAGCCGATACTCGCAGACGCTGCACGACGCCTACGAGGACAGGCACGGAAGCGATGATCCGAGCGCAGTCCTCGAACGCGGCCGCATCCGACTGCGGTAA
- a CDS encoding IS701 family transposase, translating into MTNKATRSQAEGLQFLSDYRTAFTTRADGSTWPKNERTWLNAGRYFRGLLRPGSPNTITDIAKKMHTDQERLERFVRESPWEHEHVEAELRERVPEAIQGHEAALIVDGMGIPKTGQDSVGVARQWCGVTGKLDNCQVTVNCTLARPGERQNADQLTWPLGMRLFLSEKWTDDDEADYENQHERERYAQLRKDTAVPADIEHQSKPELALELIEQVVSTEIEHGCVVSDRFFGEARSFRRKLRAISEPYVLEVSPTEFRVVPEDTDLIQPDAHPNRKHAAHPEDVMSETPAEVAEALGDDAWTEITWNEGTKELLSGEFYRTRVREVKRRDTGWVSDETGWLLLKNEQSNDEDGENKELRAWMCWGVDEASLEELVSWAQLRWCVEQFHRDIKQNLGADEYQGRTWKGVHHHLAVVMLAHAFVVRRRLETGANHSDFSSFEDVIGQIVRESAIQGLMEDKGCDRDRAEELAEYMLQSYSPW; encoded by the coding sequence ATGACGAACAAAGCGACACGTAGCCAAGCCGAAGGACTACAGTTTCTCAGTGACTACCGGACAGCATTCACAACTCGGGCAGATGGATCGACGTGGCCGAAGAACGAACGGACATGGCTGAACGCAGGCCGGTACTTCCGGGGCCTCCTGCGCCCCGGAAGTCCCAACACCATCACCGACATCGCCAAGAAAATGCACACCGATCAGGAACGGCTCGAACGGTTTGTCCGTGAGAGTCCATGGGAACACGAACACGTCGAGGCTGAGCTTCGGGAACGCGTTCCCGAAGCGATTCAAGGCCACGAAGCTGCGCTGATCGTCGATGGCATGGGCATCCCGAAGACCGGACAGGACAGTGTCGGCGTCGCTCGTCAGTGGTGTGGGGTGACTGGCAAACTTGATAACTGCCAAGTGACGGTCAACTGCACGCTCGCCAGACCTGGCGAGCGGCAGAATGCTGATCAACTTACCTGGCCACTAGGGATGCGGTTGTTCCTGTCCGAAAAGTGGACTGACGACGACGAAGCAGACTACGAGAACCAGCACGAACGGGAACGCTACGCCCAACTGCGGAAAGACACAGCTGTCCCTGCTGACATTGAACACCAGTCTAAACCCGAGCTAGCCCTGGAACTCATTGAACAGGTAGTTTCAACCGAGATCGAACACGGCTGTGTCGTTTCTGACAGATTCTTCGGTGAAGCCCGGAGTTTCAGACGGAAACTCCGGGCGATTTCTGAGCCATACGTCTTGGAAGTCTCGCCAACGGAGTTCCGGGTTGTGCCTGAGGACACCGACCTTATCCAGCCAGACGCACATCCCAATCGGAAGCACGCTGCTCATCCTGAAGACGTGATGTCGGAGACGCCAGCGGAAGTCGCCGAGGCACTCGGCGACGACGCCTGGACTGAGATCACGTGGAATGAAGGAACCAAAGAACTCCTCTCCGGTGAGTTCTATCGAACACGAGTTCGAGAGGTGAAACGACGGGATACTGGGTGGGTGAGCGATGAAACAGGCTGGTTGCTCCTGAAGAACGAGCAAAGCAATGACGAAGACGGAGAAAACAAGGAACTCAGAGCATGGATGTGCTGGGGCGTTGATGAAGCATCTCTGGAGGAATTAGTGTCCTGGGCACAACTCCGCTGGTGCGTAGAGCAGTTCCACAGAGACATCAAGCAGAACCTCGGCGCTGACGAGTATCAGGGGCGAACCTGGAAAGGCGTTCATCACCACCTCGCGGTGGTGATGTTAGCCCATGCATTCGTGGTACGGCGGCGGCTTGAGACCGGTGCAAATCACTCGGACTTCTCGTCATTTGAGGACGTGATCGGCCAGATCGTTCGAGAATCAGCGATTCAAGGGCTGATGGAAGACAAGGGGTGTGATCGAGACCGAGCAGAGGAGTTAGCGGAGTATATGCTTCAGAGCTACTCCCCGTGGTAG
- a CDS encoding helix-turn-helix transcriptional regulator yields the protein MTASDSSNGAESSDDDSKETRSIDFSSYNLPTDLTAFQVHLLWLIYRLGPAEGVDLQDALEELYPEDINHGRLYPSLDRMVDSMLVNKQTKESDNRRKEYTLTGRGEWVVEEYCDFIDEMVGLDNT from the coding sequence ATGACCGCGTCAGACTCGTCGAATGGGGCGGAGTCCTCTGACGATGATTCGAAGGAAACTCGTTCGATTGATTTTTCGTCGTATAATCTCCCGACAGATCTCACCGCCTTTCAGGTCCACCTCCTCTGGCTGATCTACCGACTCGGGCCAGCAGAGGGGGTGGACCTCCAAGACGCACTCGAGGAACTCTACCCGGAAGACATCAATCACGGGCGGCTGTATCCAAGTCTCGATCGAATGGTTGACTCTATGTTGGTCAACAAGCAGACGAAGGAAAGCGACAATCGGCGGAAAGAGTACACGCTTACGGGCCGGGGTGAGTGGGTTGTCGAGGAGTATTGCGACTTCATTGATGAAATGGTCGGGCTGGACAATACCTGA
- a CDS encoding ArsR/SmtB family transcription factor encodes MAESERASPDADDLEGLLPEHSLLSLDEYLDMQRAIGNETRFRILHFLTEKGAHSAKELEQGLDLPSNTLHYHLDALIDVGLVENRKRKQPDTEGLYSYYQATSLGEGILEHGVRELMREEWDLLDAYSD; translated from the coding sequence ATGGCCGAATCCGAACGTGCGTCCCCCGATGCGGACGATTTGGAAGGACTCCTGCCCGAGCACAGTCTCCTCTCTCTCGACGAGTATCTGGACATGCAGCGAGCGATCGGGAACGAAACCCGCTTTCGGATTCTCCATTTCCTGACTGAAAAGGGAGCCCACAGCGCGAAAGAACTCGAACAGGGACTCGACCTCCCGTCGAACACGCTCCACTACCATCTTGACGCACTCATCGATGTTGGGCTCGTCGAGAATCGAAAACGGAAGCAGCCCGACACCGAAGGCCTCTATTCGTACTACCAGGCCACCTCGCTCGGTGAAGGGATTCTCGAACACGGCGTCCGCGAACTGATGCGCGAGGAGTGGGACCTCCTCGACGCCTATAGCGACTAA